A region of Halosolutus amylolyticus DNA encodes the following proteins:
- a CDS encoding tyrosine-type recombinase/integrase, whose product MSSSEYLFEADSWEEKVYRNQHTAINDWLRSKETTGKTRRTLNEYSRTAKIFFHDEFPDLNPEDVEVRDIERYLSRLNQRELSQNTKRRYLESLSAFYSWALQRPRYEEITGNPAAVILEEVPKNVPNRPDCATWENARKIVDAVEDPRNFTVTAVLAKTGCRAREACEIREDDLLLDEGFIRLRKRKGGKQTVVPIDNELREIIEFYQLIRTDKGSGYLFESVKGGRMTREQLRRHVRDAAVRAGVMEEGETRFHKKFTPHTFRTVFTTLMRNQGMSDHVLKYIRGDSKTETMDIYTRVDRTQAREEYLDCIKKLDVHI is encoded by the coding sequence ATGAGCAGTTCTGAATATCTCTTCGAGGCTGATAGCTGGGAAGAGAAAGTCTACCGGAACCAGCACACAGCCATCAATGACTGGCTTCGAAGCAAGGAAACCACGGGAAAAACACGGCGAACACTCAACGAGTACAGCCGTACTGCCAAGATATTCTTCCACGACGAGTTTCCTGATCTCAATCCTGAAGACGTCGAGGTCAGAGACATTGAAAGATATCTGAGCCGGTTGAACCAGCGAGAGCTCAGCCAGAACACCAAACGACGCTACCTTGAAAGCCTGTCAGCGTTCTACAGCTGGGCTCTCCAACGACCACGATACGAAGAAATCACGGGAAACCCGGCTGCCGTCATCCTCGAGGAAGTGCCGAAGAATGTTCCCAACCGACCCGACTGCGCAACCTGGGAAAACGCAAGGAAAATCGTTGACGCTGTCGAAGACCCGCGAAACTTCACAGTGACAGCGGTACTCGCAAAAACCGGGTGTCGAGCCCGTGAAGCCTGTGAAATACGGGAAGACGACCTCCTTCTCGATGAAGGATTCATCAGACTACGGAAACGGAAAGGAGGCAAACAGACTGTCGTCCCGATCGACAACGAACTTAGAGAGATTATCGAGTTCTACCAACTAATACGGACGGACAAGGGCTCAGGCTATCTCTTCGAATCGGTGAAAGGAGGACGAATGACGCGGGAGCAGTTACGTCGGCACGTCCGTGATGCCGCGGTCCGAGCCGGAGTCATGGAAGAAGGTGAAACAAGGTTCCACAAGAAGTTCACACCTCACACCTTCCGAACCGTGTTCACCACATTGATGCGGAACCAGGGGATGAGCGACCACGTCCTAAAGTACATTCGTGGTGACTCAAAGACCGAGACAATGGATATCTACACCCGT